A window from Theropithecus gelada isolate Dixy chromosome 1, Tgel_1.0, whole genome shotgun sequence encodes these proteins:
- the C1H1orf74 gene encoding UPF0739 protein C1orf74 homolog — translation MLLLDLMSSPRPQLLVAAAQQTLGMGKRRSPPQAICLHLAGEVLAVARGLKPAVLYDCNCAGASELQSYLEELQGLGFLTFGLHILEIGENSLIVSPEHVCQHLEQVLLGTIAFVDVSSCQPHPSVCSLDQLQGLKALVAEIITHLQGLQRDLSPSAVSHSRLHSSDWNLCTVFGILLGYPVPYTFHLNQGDDNCLALTPLRVFTARISWLLGRPPILLYSFSVPESLFPGLRHILNTWEKDLRTRFRTQNDFADLSISSEIVTLPAVAL, via the coding sequence ATGTTACTTCTAGATCTCATGTCGTCACCGAGACCTCAGCTGCTGGTGGCAGCTGCTCAGCAGACCCTTGGCATGGGAAAGAGACGGAGTCCACCCCAAGCCATCTGCCTTCACTTAGCTGGAGAGGTGCTGGCTGTGGCCCGGGGACTGAAGCCAGCTGTGCTCTATGATTGCAACTGTGCAGGGGCATCAGAGCTCCAGAGCTATCTGGAGGAGCTGCAGGGGCTTGGCTTCCTGACCTTTGGACTTCACATCCTTGAGATTGGAGAAAACAGCCTGATTGTCAGTCCTGAGCATGTATGTCAGCACTTGGAGCAGGTGCTGCTTGGTACCATAGCCTTTGTGGATGTTTCCAGTTGCCAGCCTCACCCTTCTGTCTGCTCCTTGGACCAACTTCAGGGCTTGAAGGCCCTCGTGGCTGAGATCATCACACATTTGCAGGGGCTGCAGAGGGACTTATCTCCCTCTGCAGTCTCCCACAGCAGGCTCCATTCCTCAGACTGGAATCTCTGTACTGTATTTGGGATCCTCCTGGGCTATCCTGTCCCCTATACCTTTCACCTGAACCAGGGAGATGACAACTGCTTAGCTCTGACTCCACTACGAGTATTCACTGCCCGGATCTCATGGTTGCTAGGTCGACCCCCAATCCTGCTCTATTCCTTTAGTGTCCCAGAGAGCTTGTTCCCAGGCCTGAGACACATTCTAAACACCTGGGAGAAGGACCTCAGAACCCGTTTTAGGACTCAGAATGACTTTGCTGATCTCAGCATCTCCTCTGAGATAGTCACACTGCCGGCTGTGGCCCTCTGA